A genomic stretch from Candidatus Schekmanbacteria bacterium includes:
- the rpsU gene encoding 30S ribosomal protein S21, with protein sequence MGNVLFKIEVNGNLEKALGKMKREFKKGNILNEIKKKSFYEKPSERRRRKAREAKRKMSKKYGEITG encoded by the coding sequence TTGGGTAATGTTCTTTTTAAAATTGAAGTGAATGGCAATCTTGAAAAAGCCCTCGGAAAGATGAAAAGGGAATTCAAGAAAGGCAACATTTTAAATGAGATAAAAAAGAAAAGTTTTTACGAAAAACCCAGTGAGCGCAGACGCAGGAAAGCAAGAGAAGCAAAAAGAAAAATGAGCAAGAAGTATGGCGAAATCACCGGGTAA
- a CDS encoding phosphotransferase, whose protein sequence is MKGILPGNVSSPEFVELKGDASDRKFVRMSFDEDGRRKTYILMIYPGEFSSSSLNFIEVQKFLKKKGLPVPEISRIIEEKGIVVLEDLGDVTMEMKLTAEPSAKKKLYSEAVDIIIKMQTKAKLGKNERCVAFTLQFDVEKFMYELNFFRHNYIEKFCGREISGADSKVLNDSFIRLSTELAAYPEKVFCHRDYHSRNLMVTSAGLFMVDFQDARIGLPQYDLASLLRDSYMELDKEFVESMTNYYVERREKSGWPVNDLKSFIYYFHLASIQRNIKAIGTFAFQKVEKGNDRYVKYIPTTFSYVRQNPVINSQMSEIGEIFDKYSLW, encoded by the coding sequence ATGAAAGGCATTCTGCCCGGGAATGTAAGCTCGCCTGAATTTGTCGAACTCAAGGGAGACGCATCAGACAGGAAGTTTGTGCGCATGTCCTTTGATGAAGATGGAAGACGCAAAACTTATATTCTGATGATTTATCCCGGAGAGTTTAGCTCTTCATCGCTAAACTTCATCGAAGTCCAGAAATTCCTGAAAAAGAAAGGCCTTCCTGTTCCGGAAATTTCACGCATAATCGAAGAGAAGGGGATTGTTGTGCTCGAAGATCTGGGTGATGTCACAATGGAGATGAAGCTCACGGCTGAACCGTCGGCGAAGAAGAAGCTTTACAGTGAGGCTGTGGATATCATCATTAAGATGCAAACGAAGGCGAAGCTTGGAAAGAATGAGCGATGCGTAGCCTTTACTCTTCAGTTTGATGTTGAGAAGTTTATGTATGAGCTTAATTTCTTCAGGCATAACTATATTGAGAAATTCTGCGGAAGAGAAATAAGCGGTGCAGATAGTAAGGTATTAAACGACAGCTTTATAAGACTGAGCACAGAGCTTGCTGCTTACCCTGAAAAGGTCTTTTGCCACAGGGATTATCACTCAAGAAATCTGATGGTAACATCAGCCGGACTGTTCATGGTTGATTTTCAGGATGCGAGAATAGGACTTCCCCAGTATGATCTTGCTTCACTTTTAAGGGATTCATATATGGAGCTTGATAAAGAATTCGTAGAGTCTATGACAAATTATTATGTGGAGCGGAGGGAAAAATCAGGCTGGCCTGTTAACGATCTCAAATCCTTCATTTACTATTTTCATCTTGCATCAATACAGAGAAACATCAAGGCGATAGGCACATTTGCTTTTCAGAAAGTGGAAAAGGGCAATGACAGGTATGTAAAATATATTCCAACGACTTTCTCATATGTGAGGCAAAATCCCGTCATCAACTCTCAAATGTCAGAGATTGGAGAAATCTTTGATAAATACTCTCTATGGTAA
- a CDS encoding MerR family transcriptional regulator, translating to MADLLGISPRTLRYYEQIGLLDALSRVDGKVRYYNNKTAFLVKTIKDLQCMGLTLEEIREIRFLFQTDPSREKPKQKMLEKLAEQKKNALSKMQELNRFIDQIDDYMKRIEMIKPKSVIPDGDIID from the coding sequence ATGGCGGACCTTTTAGGAATAAGCCCAAGAACTCTCCGTTATTATGAGCAGATTGGCCTTCTTGACGCCCTGTCCCGCGTTGATGGCAAAGTCCGTTATTATAACAACAAAACAGCATTTCTCGTAAAGACAATAAAAGATTTGCAGTGCATGGGATTGACGCTTGAAGAAATACGGGAGATACGTTTTCTTTTTCAGACTGACCCGAGCAGGGAAAAACCAAAACAGAAGATGCTGGAAAAACTTGCAGAACAAAAGAAGAATGCTTTAAGTAAAATGCAGGAGCTCAACAGATTTATTGATCAGATTGATGATTACATGAAAAGAATAGAAATGATCAAACCCAAAAGCGTGATCCCTGATGGAGATATTATAGACTAA
- a CDS encoding ethanolamine ammonia-lyase produces the protein MRNILIASLACFFFLSLSTLCSAVSITDVKSGEDIFKYIERIKGKFDQTLYRQIIGAANAFKEGDEAIGVAADNEKSRGNARKLLANTKIKDLHEHPLLADTLQKFIWDTTDNAAYEKINGWTMGELKNFILTKSESEIKGIMGGLNSEIIGCVPKLMSNKELISVGQKIFNPLPGSKIGAKGYMGARIQPNSPTDDPDDIQWQTFNAFSFAVGDVVLGTNPVDGSKEACAKIQKALKDVIVTFKLEDTLPWCVLSHVDVQSAVRKDNPELVDFLFQSLAGTDDANKTFDVSVEKMIGHAKSRAGQKYGLYYETGQGSDFTNGAANGVDMAVLESRKYGFARGLKQELAKVQPNGAWTHFNDVAGFIGPEVFRTREQLVRCCLEDITMGKLHGLAAGLDICSTLHMPVTLDDLDWCIDQIMPANPAYLMALPTKNDPMLSYLTTGYQDHVRLRNKFGYKVNDAMWDFFKKIQIIDKNGKYTEHAGDPLWVYYQFCLAKGDTRSKDEIYAEGQKKINEVQGCAVDLAIGHGKNVADMNPVLKKRLYGLYEDAKKCLWSEFTPDFIKTIPNPIQIATMSKDREDYVAHPPTGEKLNEQAVASLEKLRDSWGGKDPDVQIVISDGLSGNAVMDPGHIAPYLKELKKELKDAGYTVDEKTVVVINGRVRAGYEIGNVLFGKSDPAKPKAVLNIIGERPGTEHHSFSVYIAAPKADVWAEKKCDHDIVKVVCNIADTALKPELAAKETVRLLKGMTEKI, from the coding sequence ATGCGAAATATATTGATAGCAAGCCTCGCTTGCTTCTTTTTTCTCTCACTGAGTACTCTCTGTAGTGCAGTATCAATAACAGATGTCAAATCCGGAGAAGATATATTCAAATATATTGAAAGGATTAAAGGGAAATTCGACCAGACGCTTTACAGGCAGATAATAGGCGCTGCAAACGCATTTAAAGAGGGGGATGAAGCAATCGGTGTTGCCGCTGATAATGAAAAAAGCAGGGGTAATGCAAGAAAGCTTCTAGCTAATACAAAAATAAAAGATCTTCACGAACATCCGCTGCTTGCTGACACGTTACAGAAATTCATTTGGGATACCACTGATAATGCTGCCTATGAAAAGATCAATGGCTGGACTATGGGGGAACTCAAGAATTTCATACTCACAAAATCCGAGTCCGAGATCAAAGGAATCATGGGAGGATTGAACAGCGAAATCATAGGTTGCGTTCCAAAGCTTATGAGCAACAAGGAACTGATATCAGTAGGCCAAAAAATATTTAACCCTCTGCCGGGAAGCAAGATAGGCGCCAAGGGTTATATGGGAGCAAGGATACAACCCAATTCACCGACAGATGATCCTGATGATATTCAGTGGCAGACTTTTAATGCGTTTTCTTTCGCCGTCGGAGATGTAGTTCTTGGAACCAACCCGGTGGACGGTTCAAAAGAAGCCTGTGCAAAGATTCAGAAAGCTCTAAAGGATGTAATTGTTACCTTCAAGCTTGAAGACACTCTTCCATGGTGCGTTCTTTCGCATGTTGATGTCCAGAGCGCAGTCCGCAAAGACAACCCTGAGCTTGTTGATTTCTTGTTCCAGAGCCTTGCAGGTACAGATGATGCCAACAAGACTTTTGATGTTTCAGTTGAAAAGATGATAGGCCATGCTAAATCGCGTGCCGGCCAAAAATACGGGCTATATTATGAGACAGGCCAGGGATCTGATTTTACAAACGGAGCTGCCAACGGTGTGGATATGGCTGTTCTTGAATCAAGAAAATATGGATTCGCACGCGGGCTGAAACAGGAGCTTGCAAAGGTACAGCCCAATGGAGCCTGGACACATTTTAACGATGTGGCTGGATTCATCGGCCCTGAAGTATTCAGGACACGCGAGCAGCTTGTCAGATGCTGTCTTGAAGATATAACTATGGGAAAACTGCATGGGCTGGCGGCAGGTCTTGATATTTGCTCAACCCTGCACATGCCTGTCACTCTTGATGACCTTGACTGGTGCATCGACCAAATCATGCCGGCTAATCCCGCATATCTGATGGCCCTTCCGACAAAGAACGATCCTATGTTAAGCTACCTCACAACGGGTTATCAGGACCATGTCCGTCTTCGTAACAAGTTCGGTTACAAAGTAAACGACGCGATGTGGGACTTCTTCAAGAAAATACAGATAATTGACAAAAACGGGAAATATACCGAACACGCCGGAGATCCGCTTTGGGTATATTACCAGTTCTGCCTTGCAAAGGGCGACACAAGGTCAAAAGACGAAATCTATGCTGAAGGACAGAAGAAGATAAATGAGGTTCAGGGCTGCGCAGTTGATTTAGCAATCGGACATGGTAAGAATGTCGCGGACATGAACCCGGTATTGAAGAAGAGACTCTATGGTCTTTATGAAGATGCCAAAAAATGCCTCTGGTCCGAGTTTACTCCTGATTTTATAAAGACCATTCCCAACCCGATTCAGATTGCAACAATGTCCAAGGACAGAGAGGATTATGTTGCACATCCTCCAACCGGCGAAAAACTGAATGAGCAGGCTGTTGCAAGCCTTGAAAAGCTTAGAGATTCATGGGGTGGAAAAGATCCTGATGTGCAGATAGTGATTTCTGACGGTTTAAGCGGAAATGCCGTCATGGATCCGGGACATATTGCACCTTATCTAAAGGAATTGAAAAAAGAATTAAAAGATGCCGGGTACACTGTTGATGAAAAAACCGTAGTAGTTATAAACGGCCGAGTCAGAGCCGGTTATGAAATAGGCAATGTACTTTTCGGAAAGTCAGATCCCGCTAAACCCAAAGCAGTTCTTAACATCATCGGGGAAAGGCCGGGGACAGAGCATCACAGCTTCTCAGTCTATATTGCTGCGCCAAAAGCTGATGTTTGGGCAGAAAAGAAATGTGACCACGACATAGTCAAGGTAGTCTGCAACATTGCTGATACTGCATTAAAACCGGAATTAGCTGCCAAAGAAACAGTTAGGCTGCTAAAAGGAATGACAGAAAAGATTTGA
- a CDS encoding PIG-L family deacetylase, with protein sequence MINTDVSSADPKILFDESQEKREQRRILVIAPHPDDETISSSTVISYAVKNNLPLKIVIMTNGDLFLWGKRALIKDVDGNGSVTFIDYGYTRQREVITALSNYGVNKNDIIFLGYPDSFLWEILNRDFNDFYLDFKSGIIFEKILSVNLLKYSPYNNTYHEKRFPSEKTLYNADYITRDLSSIIEEFAPTDIFVTHELDTHSDHRATPIFVRKAISHLTESGNASAAKIAVHRFLVHFNYHDNVEDMGEYPDPDSPELMTRDILNKCLPVDWDKTAMGSAPTSKMPLSREFKNLKLKAIDTCYSQMTGISIQTECDREKYLFLHQFVKENEEWWDWPVDYPLPFDYYDSWGIIKKGKVYYHGFYNFFKYYLYDRFKITQ encoded by the coding sequence TTGATTAACACAGATGTTTCGTCCGCAGATCCTAAAATACTTTTTGATGAATCACAGGAAAAACGTGAACAAAGAAGGATACTGGTTATCGCACCTCATCCTGACGACGAGACCATCAGCTCTTCAACGGTAATATCTTATGCAGTAAAAAACAATCTGCCGTTAAAAATAGTGATAATGACTAACGGAGATCTTTTCCTTTGGGGGAAGAGAGCTTTAATAAAAGACGTGGATGGCAACGGCTCGGTGACTTTCATCGACTATGGATATACAAGGCAGAGAGAAGTTATAACTGCGCTTTCTAACTACGGCGTCAACAAAAACGACATTATTTTTCTGGGCTATCCTGATTCCTTTCTCTGGGAGATATTAAACAGAGACTTCAATGATTTCTATTTAGATTTCAAAAGCGGGATTATTTTTGAAAAAATATTAAGTGTCAACCTTCTCAAATACTCACCATATAATAACACCTACCATGAAAAGAGATTTCCTTCTGAAAAAACTCTTTACAATGCAGATTACATAACAAGGGATTTGAGTTCAATAATAGAAGAATTCGCTCCAACAGATATCTTCGTCACCCATGAACTTGACACCCACTCAGACCACAGAGCAACACCAATTTTTGTAAGGAAAGCCATCAGCCATCTGACCGAAAGCGGGAATGCTTCTGCCGCAAAGATAGCTGTTCACCGCTTTCTCGTGCATTTCAATTACCATGACAACGTAGAAGACATGGGAGAATATCCCGATCCAGATTCTCCTGAACTTATGACAAGGGATATCTTGAATAAATGTCTGCCTGTTGACTGGGACAAAACTGCAATGGGTTCAGCTCCTACTTCAAAGATGCCTTTGAGCCGCGAGTTTAAGAATCTGAAGCTGAAAGCAATAGATACTTGTTATTCCCAGATGACCGGCATCAGCATACAGACTGAGTGCGACAGGGAGAAATATCTGTTCCTGCACCAGTTCGTAAAGGAAAACGAAGAATGGTGGGACTGGCCTGTTGATTATCCCCTCCCCTTCGATTATTATGATTCGTGGGGGATAATAAAAAAGGGTAAAGTTTATTACCACGGATTTTATAATTTCTTCAAATATTATCTCTATGACCGCTTCAAGATAACGCAGTAA
- a CDS encoding extracellular solute-binding protein, with translation MKKIFYLLVVFIALFFTLQPVSSNLCAETLRITCWAGYAEPYVNEFKELVKKKYNTALTVEIYNPTDQDEFYKAAKNGTADLISPPADLAKTPRFYCFKDGDYLLSPIDEKNIPNLKNLLLFFAKDQSLIHNGKRYGVPYNCGPYGLAYNTNVVKKAPESWNIFWEPEYAGKYTINNNFHKCNIWITALSLGYNYDQIFDIAKLDRKKIQDKLNILAKNAKSLWDGEANPDEFPQLSLATTWGFAAQQANMKGGHWLIASPKEGGTAWIDYWCITKAATGMKKKLCEEWINFELSPKNQANVVKSLGVSPVVNNADTLVTPTEKTLFHVGDNEYFKTVAIWRVMSEETEKAFGEMWEDAKKLRTK, from the coding sequence ATGAAAAAAATATTCTATTTGCTGGTTGTATTTATTGCTCTCTTTTTCACTCTTCAACCTGTCAGTTCAAATCTATGTGCTGAGACATTAAGGATAACGTGTTGGGCCGGCTATGCAGAACCATATGTTAATGAGTTTAAGGAATTGGTTAAAAAGAAATATAATACAGCGCTTACCGTTGAGATATACAATCCTACTGATCAGGATGAATTTTACAAAGCAGCAAAGAATGGGACTGCTGATCTGATCTCTCCACCGGCAGATTTAGCAAAAACACCAAGGTTCTATTGCTTTAAAGACGGTGATTATCTGCTTTCTCCAATAGATGAGAAGAATATTCCGAACCTTAAAAATCTACTGCTATTCTTTGCTAAAGATCAGTCCCTGATACATAATGGTAAGCGGTATGGGGTTCCTTACAATTGTGGTCCCTACGGACTTGCATACAATACCAATGTTGTAAAAAAAGCGCCGGAGAGCTGGAATATTTTTTGGGAACCTGAGTATGCAGGCAAATATACAATAAACAATAATTTCCATAAATGCAATATCTGGATTACAGCACTTTCCCTTGGTTATAACTATGACCAGATATTTGATATTGCTAAACTTGACCGTAAGAAGATTCAGGATAAATTAAACATCCTTGCAAAAAATGCAAAAAGCCTTTGGGATGGTGAAGCAAACCCGGATGAATTCCCGCAGCTCTCTCTTGCCACGACATGGGGATTTGCGGCGCAGCAGGCAAATATGAAAGGCGGACACTGGCTGATTGCAAGCCCAAAAGAGGGGGGGACAGCCTGGATTGACTACTGGTGTATTACAAAAGCTGCTACCGGGATGAAAAAGAAACTGTGCGAGGAATGGATAAATTTTGAGTTGTCACCAAAGAATCAGGCCAATGTCGTAAAGTCGCTTGGTGTCTCGCCGGTTGTAAATAATGCTGATACGCTTGTAACACCAACTGAGAAGACGCTTTTCCATGTCGGCGATAATGAATATTTTAAAACAGTTGCCATTTGGCGTGTTATGAGCGAGGAGACTGAAAAAGCTTTCGGCGAGATGTGGGAAGATGCGAAAAAACTAAGAACCAAGTAA
- a CDS encoding LUD domain-containing protein — protein sequence MHGKTKKHKEYNKKCRAAISNPVLREAIERTAARFSENREKALAGMTDYEQVRDKAREIKERCIANLDENIRLFEQKVREAGGTFFFAADSSSACGYIISLLHERNVKSVVKSKSLVTEEIGLNSAIAKAGMRVVETDLGEWIVQLRGEKPSHLIAPAIHLTAEEIAKTFGEVEGRQLSSDPKELVNVARKRLREEFINAGAGITGANFLLSDTGTVVIISNEGNARLVSSLPPLHIAVVGMEKVIENMEEAVPLIKLLTKSATGQALTSYVSFITGPSRTADIELNLTLGAHGPEEVHVVLLDNGRSKLAKDKEFSEALCCLRCGACLNVCPVFKAIGGHVFGSTYMGGIGAILTYFLEAPREARELIFSCTGCSACADVCPVKINIPELLLKLREKLADGGDLGWFKKLFFREIMTDRNRFENAMRLAALSSSPFKDNENTIRHLPLFFSGMTQFRTLPAIASVPFRKRFEKIRQEGDAGEVLFFPGCLIEFVYPHIGEKIIKLLNSRGIRVVFPDGLLCCGYPLIASGDISTARQIAINNINLLSQSSGKIITACPTCLEALSKKYAELFSSEKGPEKEIEKKAIEMIAQRGIDITQYLVNDLGFKTDAKLNHTITYHDPCHMSRKLNITDEPRQIIKSFNSTDFIEMDNPCECCGAAGSFALEYPAAAEAILDKKLKTIEATGAELVITTCPGCIMQIQGGLKKAGKDTKVMHLIELIDQFII from the coding sequence ACAGGTGCGTGACAAAGCAAGGGAAATAAAAGAGCGCTGCATAGCCAACCTTGATGAGAACATCCGGCTATTCGAACAAAAGGTGAGAGAAGCCGGAGGAACTTTCTTTTTTGCCGCGGACAGTTCTTCTGCATGTGGTTATATAATCAGCCTGCTTCACGAGCGCAATGTAAAGTCAGTTGTCAAATCCAAATCACTTGTCACTGAAGAAATCGGGCTTAACAGCGCCATCGCCAAAGCAGGAATGAGGGTAGTAGAAACTGACCTCGGAGAATGGATTGTCCAGCTCCGGGGAGAAAAGCCTTCACACCTTATAGCTCCTGCCATACACCTTACGGCGGAAGAGATAGCTAAAACATTCGGAGAAGTTGAAGGAAGGCAATTAAGCTCAGACCCGAAGGAGCTTGTCAATGTTGCAAGAAAAAGGTTGAGAGAAGAGTTTATAAATGCAGGAGCCGGAATCACAGGCGCTAACTTCCTTCTATCCGACACGGGAACGGTTGTAATAATATCAAACGAAGGAAATGCAAGACTTGTATCAAGCCTGCCACCATTGCACATAGCCGTAGTCGGAATGGAAAAAGTCATAGAGAATATGGAGGAAGCTGTTCCTCTCATAAAACTTCTGACAAAGAGCGCAACCGGACAGGCTCTTACAAGTTATGTGTCATTCATTACAGGACCAAGCCGGACCGCTGACATAGAACTAAACCTTACACTTGGTGCCCACGGCCCTGAAGAAGTGCATGTCGTGCTTCTTGACAATGGCCGGAGTAAATTGGCAAAAGACAAAGAATTTTCCGAAGCCCTTTGCTGCCTCCGGTGCGGCGCATGCCTCAATGTATGTCCTGTGTTCAAAGCCATAGGGGGACATGTTTTCGGAAGCACCTACATGGGAGGCATAGGTGCAATCCTCACATATTTTCTTGAGGCACCCCGCGAGGCAAGGGAACTTATATTCTCATGTACCGGGTGCAGTGCATGTGCAGATGTGTGTCCGGTAAAAATCAACATACCGGAGCTTCTCCTTAAGCTCAGAGAAAAGCTTGCAGATGGCGGAGATTTAGGCTGGTTCAAGAAGCTTTTTTTCAGGGAAATAATGACTGACAGGAACCGTTTCGAAAATGCTATGAGACTTGCCGCATTATCGTCTTCACCATTCAAAGACAATGAAAACACCATCAGGCACCTCCCACTCTTTTTTTCAGGGATGACGCAATTCCGGACTCTTCCTGCAATAGCATCAGTCCCTTTCAGAAAGCGTTTTGAAAAAATCAGGCAGGAAGGAGATGCCGGAGAGGTCCTGTTTTTTCCCGGATGCCTGATAGAGTTTGTTTATCCGCATATTGGCGAAAAAATCATAAAACTTCTTAACAGCAGAGGAATACGAGTTGTTTTCCCCGATGGGTTACTCTGCTGCGGTTATCCGCTTATAGCATCGGGCGACATATCAACAGCCCGGCAGATTGCCATTAATAACATAAACTTACTGTCCCAAAGTTCAGGGAAAATAATAACTGCCTGTCCAACCTGCCTTGAAGCATTAAGTAAAAAATATGCAGAACTGTTTTCATCTGAAAAAGGTCCTGAAAAGGAAATAGAGAAAAAAGCCATAGAGATGATAGCTCAAAGAGGTATTGATATAACGCAGTATCTTGTAAATGATTTAGGATTTAAAACAGATGCAAAGTTAAACCATACAATTACTTATCATGACCCTTGCCATATGAGCAGAAAGCTCAATATAACCGATGAACCTCGTCAAATCATAAAAAGTTTTAACAGCACTGATTTCATTGAAATGGACAACCCCTGCGAATGCTGCGGTGCCGCAGGTTCTTTTGCGCTTGAATATCCTGCCGCCGCAGAAGCAATCCTTGATAAAAAGCTAAAGACCATCGAAGCAACCGGTGCTGAGCTTGTAATTACAACATGCCCGGGTTGCATAATGCAGATTCAGGGAGGGTTAAAAAAGGCAGGAAAAGATACAAAAGTAATGCATCTTATTGAATTAATTGACCAGTTTATAATCTAA
- a CDS encoding NCS2 family permease, translating to MPVLENLFRISEAGSTIKKEITAGTVTFMALSYIIFVQPAILSNPNGPGMDFGSVMVATCIASGIATLLMGFMANYPIALAPAMGHNFFFAFTVCGAAAYGGMGYPWQAALGANFLAGAIFIIISRWGVREKLLIAIPGSLKHSIAVGIGLLIAFIGFQWGGIVVATPGTMVGIGNLKAPHVLLTIGGTILIAMLMALRINGAIFWGILASAVAGIPLGIVKYGGIVSLPPSISPTLFRLDIIGAFAQKGFLTVIFVLLLLAMFDTVGTLVGVAERAGLMKNGNLPRAQQALLADAIGTTSGTLLGTSTVTCYIESAAGVSEGGRTGFSNMITGLLMFLSLFFYPLVKMIGGGYEVSQGKIIYPVLAPALIIVGVLMFQSVTKINWNDITEAFPSFLTMTVMQYAFSITEGISFGFISYCILKLASGKGKDVHWMIYLFSALFLMKYTFL from the coding sequence ATGCCTGTGTTAGAAAATCTTTTCAGAATAAGCGAAGCAGGCTCTACCATAAAAAAAGAAATCACAGCCGGAACAGTTACATTCATGGCTCTCTCCTATATCATATTCGTTCAGCCAGCTATTTTGAGCAATCCCAATGGACCGGGAATGGACTTTGGCTCAGTAATGGTTGCAACCTGCATAGCCAGCGGCATCGCAACCCTTCTCATGGGGTTCATGGCAAATTATCCTATAGCGCTCGCACCTGCAATGGGGCATAATTTTTTCTTCGCCTTCACGGTCTGCGGAGCGGCAGCCTACGGAGGTATGGGATATCCCTGGCAGGCCGCCCTTGGAGCGAATTTTCTTGCCGGCGCTATCTTCATAATCATATCAAGATGGGGAGTACGTGAAAAACTGCTTATAGCAATTCCTGGCTCTCTGAAGCATTCCATTGCCGTAGGAATAGGACTTCTCATAGCATTCATTGGATTCCAGTGGGGCGGAATAGTAGTCGCAACACCCGGAACAATGGTCGGTATCGGAAACCTTAAAGCCCCACATGTCCTTCTTACCATAGGAGGAACAATTCTTATCGCGATGCTGATGGCACTTCGCATTAACGGCGCCATCTTCTGGGGGATACTTGCCTCTGCGGTTGCCGGTATCCCTTTGGGTATAGTGAAATATGGAGGGATAGTAAGTCTTCCGCCATCGATCTCCCCCACATTGTTCAGACTCGATATTATTGGTGCCTTTGCGCAAAAAGGTTTTTTAACCGTAATATTTGTCCTTCTTCTCCTCGCCATGTTTGATACTGTGGGCACTCTTGTTGGCGTAGCAGAAAGAGCAGGACTCATGAAAAATGGAAATCTTCCGCGGGCGCAGCAGGCATTGCTTGCAGATGCGATAGGGACAACGAGCGGGACACTGCTGGGGACTTCAACTGTAACCTGCTACATAGAAAGCGCTGCCGGAGTTTCAGAGGGGGGACGCACCGGTTTTTCAAATATGATAACCGGGTTACTTATGTTCCTGTCACTCTTTTTTTACCCGCTTGTAAAAATGATCGGAGGCGGGTACGAAGTTTCACAGGGAAAGATTATTTACCCGGTACTTGCTCCTGCACTCATTATCGTTGGAGTCCTTATGTTCCAGAGTGTGACAAAGATAAACTGGAACGACATAACAGAAGCCTTCCCATCTTTTCTGACTATGACAGTCATGCAGTATGCTTTCAGCATAACCGAGGGGATATCCTTCGGCTTCATCTCCTATTGCATACTTAAGCTCGCTTCCGGCAAAGGGAAAGACGTCCACTGGATGATTTATCTCTTCTCAGCCCTGTTCCTTATGAAATATACATTTTTATAA
- a CDS encoding MBL fold metallo-hydrolase — MSIHGIFEIELGTTKVFYIDGATEKVLVDTGMKPLPTEVIDYFVKTGINFSKEQLEFLRKGSRSAIVKFLRKNNYKVDSIICTHCHGDHIGNLAVLKNELNVKVAAHKNDIAIIEGRESLPKPEFVPEHLYQYFNVEPCKVDIALEDRQQFNEEIEIIHIEGHTRGNICLLVKGIALIAGDTMSGKGALGSNSHKELNSPGKQACMDWDMAVKNIGKLLNYQFDSVLPSHGMSVKRDGKKIVQKLVEELKI, encoded by the coding sequence ATGAGCATACATGGAATATTTGAAATAGAGCTCGGAACAACGAAGGTGTTTTATATAGATGGTGCAACAGAGAAAGTTCTCGTAGATACCGGAATGAAACCCCTCCCTACAGAGGTGATAGATTATTTTGTAAAGACAGGGATAAATTTTTCTAAAGAGCAGCTTGAGTTCCTGAGGAAAGGCTCACGGTCTGCAATAGTAAAATTTTTAAGAAAAAACAACTATAAGGTTGATTCTATTATCTGCACTCATTGCCATGGCGATCATATAGGCAATCTTGCAGTTCTCAAGAATGAGTTGAACGTCAAAGTGGCTGCCCATAAAAATGATATTGCGATAATTGAAGGAAGAGAATCTCTCCCAAAACCGGAGTTTGTCCCGGAGCATCTTTATCAGTATTTTAATGTTGAGCCATGCAAGGTTGATATAGCCCTTGAGGACAGGCAGCAATTCAATGAGGAAATAGAGATAATACATATCGAAGGACATACAAGAGGGAACATATGTCTCCTTGTCAAAGGGATAGCTCTTATAGCCGGTGATACAATGTCAGGGAAGGGCGCATTAGGGTCAAATTCCCACAAGGAACTTAATTCTCCCGGCAAACAGGCATGTATGGATTGGGATATGGCTGTTAAAAATATCGGTAAACTGCTAAATTACCAGTTTGACTCAGTCCTTCCAAGCCATGGAATGTCAGTGAAAAGAGACGGGAAAAAGATAGTTCAGAAGCTTGTCGAAGAACTAAAGATATAA